A stretch of the Haloarcula ordinaria genome encodes the following:
- a CDS encoding cation diffusion facilitator family transporter: MSRRSTLRRVGLLVLAVNLTLVGLKGAVWWLSGSLAVQSEAVNSAADAVYSLVIVAGLYLTTQPPDFEHPHGHERIEPFVSLFVAAGIFFAGGVVIWQSGTALLTGDVSVTSGPAAIGVLLFSAAAKYGLYRYCLAAGEERRSPALIATAKDNRNDILTAGAALVGVVGALLGFPLADPLAAMVVAVGILYTGVEVVRDNVTYLVGGAPPEELRREILNRALAHPDVEGAHDVIAHYVGPEIDVSLHIEVEGERTLNEAHDIETAVIQAVRDLPEVDDVFVHVDPRELGEWKNDDEVDRLADWD; this comes from the coding sequence ATGTCGCGCCGTAGCACCCTCCGGCGGGTCGGCCTCCTCGTGCTCGCAGTCAACCTGACGCTCGTCGGGCTGAAGGGCGCCGTCTGGTGGCTGTCGGGGAGCCTCGCCGTCCAGTCGGAAGCGGTCAACAGCGCGGCCGACGCCGTCTACTCGCTGGTCATCGTCGCCGGCCTCTACCTGACGACGCAGCCGCCCGACTTCGAACACCCCCACGGCCACGAGCGCATCGAGCCGTTCGTCTCGCTGTTCGTGGCGGCCGGAATCTTCTTCGCCGGCGGCGTCGTCATCTGGCAGTCCGGCACCGCCCTGTTGACCGGGGACGTCAGCGTCACGAGCGGGCCCGCCGCCATCGGCGTGTTGCTCTTCTCGGCGGCCGCGAAGTACGGCCTCTACCGCTACTGCCTGGCGGCCGGCGAGGAGCGTCGCTCCCCGGCACTGATCGCGACGGCCAAGGACAACCGCAACGACATCCTCACCGCGGGCGCCGCGCTCGTCGGCGTCGTCGGGGCGCTGCTCGGCTTCCCCCTCGCTGACCCCCTCGCCGCCATGGTCGTCGCCGTCGGCATCCTCTACACCGGCGTCGAGGTGGTCCGGGACAACGTCACCTACCTCGTCGGCGGCGCACCGCCGGAGGAACTGCGCAGAGAGATTCTGAACCGCGCGCTGGCCCACCCCGACGTCGAGGGGGCCCACGACGTCATCGCCCACTACGTCGGCCCCGAAATCGACGTGAGTCTCCACATCGAGGTGGAGGGCGAGCGGACGCTGAACGAAGCCCACGACATCGAGACGGCCGTCATCCAGGCGGTGCGGGACCTCCCAGAAGTGGACGACGTGTTCGTCCACGTCGACCCGAGGGAGCTGGGCGAGTGGAAGAACGACGACGAGGTCGACCGACTGGCCGACTGGGACTGA
- the map gene encoding type II methionyl aminopeptidase, whose amino-acid sequence MSDVDFDSEQYEKCREAGEILAQVRDEAAERVEVGVSHLEIAEWAEGKIRELGGEPAFPVNISIDEEAAHATPERDDDSTFGEEMVNLDIGVHVDGWLADTAVTVDLSGQDDLTAASAEALDAALEVAGPGVDVGEIGAAVEEVIDGYGFNPVVNLTGHGLGHWEQHTTPNIPNREVSQGATLEPGMVVAIEPFATDGRGKVQEGSDEEIFALEQQGSVRNRQARQVLEQVVEEYKTLPFAARWLDSPRANMALRRLKQADIVHGYPVLKEEDGKFVSQKEHTVIVTDDGVEVTTRSR is encoded by the coding sequence ATGAGCGATGTGGACTTCGACTCCGAGCAGTACGAGAAGTGTCGCGAGGCCGGCGAGATTCTGGCCCAGGTCCGCGACGAGGCCGCCGAACGCGTCGAGGTGGGCGTCAGCCACCTCGAAATCGCCGAGTGGGCCGAGGGGAAGATTCGCGAACTCGGGGGCGAACCAGCCTTCCCCGTCAACATCTCCATCGACGAGGAGGCCGCCCACGCGACGCCCGAACGGGACGACGACAGCACGTTCGGCGAGGAGATGGTCAACCTCGACATCGGCGTCCACGTCGACGGCTGGCTTGCCGACACCGCGGTGACGGTGGACCTCTCGGGGCAGGACGACCTGACTGCCGCCTCGGCCGAGGCGCTGGATGCGGCCCTGGAGGTCGCCGGGCCGGGCGTCGACGTCGGTGAGATAGGGGCCGCCGTCGAGGAGGTCATCGACGGATACGGGTTCAATCCCGTCGTCAACCTCACCGGCCACGGCCTCGGCCACTGGGAACAGCACACGACGCCGAACATCCCGAACCGAGAGGTCTCGCAGGGCGCGACCCTGGAACCGGGGATGGTCGTCGCCATCGAACCGTTCGCCACGGACGGCCGCGGGAAGGTCCAGGAAGGGTCCGACGAGGAGATTTTCGCCCTCGAACAGCAGGGCTCCGTTCGGAACCGGCAGGCCCGGCAGGTCTTAGAGCAGGTCGTCGAGGAGTACAAGACCCTGCCCTTCGCCGCCCGGTGGCTCGACTCGCCGCGGGCGAACATGGCACTGCGTCGGCTCAAGCAGGCCGACATCGTCCACGGCTACCCCGTGCTCAAGGAGGAGGACGGGAAGTTCGTCAGTCAGAAGGAGCACACCGTCATCGTCACCGACGACGGCGTGGAAGTGACGACGCGATCGCGGTGA
- a CDS encoding tRNA (N(6)-L-threonylcarbamoyladenosine(37)-C(2))-methylthiotransferase — protein MARYHIETYGCTSNRGETQQIAQALREGGHHPADGPESADVAILNTCTVLEKTERNMLARAKELDAETPADLVITGCMALAQGEDFHEAGIDAEVLHWDDVPQHVLNGECPTVTPDTETVLNGVVGILPIARGCMSDCSYCITKQATGRIDSPSVEANVEKARALVHAGAKELRITGQDTGVYGWDTNQGTSLLPELLDRICTEIDGEFRVRVGMANPKGLHGVREELAAVFAEHDELYNFIHAPVQSGSDDVLADMRRQHDVGEYLEVVEAFNEALDYWTLSTDFIVGFPTEEPEDHEQSMALLRETRPEKINVTRFSKRPGTDAADMKGLGGQTKKDRSKAMSELKMELTGQAYEEMVGRTSSVLLVEDGTDESLVGYDEAYRQVVVADAETRGLEVGDVVDVEVTSHNTVYAFGEPLERARLAD, from the coding sequence ATGGCTCGCTACCACATCGAGACGTACGGGTGCACCTCCAACAGAGGTGAGACCCAGCAGATCGCGCAGGCGCTCCGCGAAGGCGGCCACCACCCCGCCGACGGGCCCGAGTCGGCGGACGTGGCCATCCTCAACACCTGCACGGTGCTCGAGAAGACGGAGCGCAACATGCTGGCGCGAGCCAAGGAACTCGACGCAGAGACGCCTGCGGACCTCGTGATAACGGGGTGTATGGCGCTCGCCCAGGGCGAGGACTTCCACGAGGCCGGTATCGACGCCGAGGTGCTCCACTGGGACGACGTGCCCCAGCACGTGCTCAACGGCGAGTGTCCGACCGTGACGCCCGACACCGAGACGGTACTGAACGGGGTGGTCGGCATCCTCCCCATCGCCCGCGGGTGCATGTCAGATTGCTCGTACTGCATCACCAAGCAGGCCACCGGCCGCATCGACTCGCCCAGCGTCGAGGCGAACGTCGAGAAGGCCCGCGCGCTGGTCCACGCCGGCGCGAAGGAACTGCGCATCACCGGCCAGGACACCGGGGTCTACGGTTGGGACACCAACCAGGGGACGAGTCTCCTCCCGGAGCTCCTCGACCGCATCTGTACCGAAATCGACGGCGAGTTCCGTGTCCGCGTCGGGATGGCCAACCCGAAGGGCCTGCACGGCGTCCGCGAAGAACTCGCGGCGGTGTTCGCCGAACACGACGAGCTGTACAACTTCATCCACGCGCCCGTGCAGTCGGGCAGCGACGACGTGCTCGCGGACATGCGCCGCCAGCACGACGTCGGCGAGTACCTGGAAGTCGTCGAGGCGTTCAACGAGGCGCTGGACTACTGGACGCTCTCGACGGACTTCATCGTCGGCTTCCCGACCGAGGAACCCGAGGACCACGAGCAGTCGATGGCACTGCTGCGCGAGACACGGCCGGAGAAAATCAACGTCACGCGCTTCTCGAAGCGGCCCGGCACCGACGCCGCCGACATGAAGGGGCTGGGCGGCCAGACGAAGAAGGACCGCTCGAAGGCGATGAGCGAGCTGAAGATGGAACTCACCGGACAGGCGTACGAGGAGATGGTGGGCCGAACGTCGTCTGTCCTCCTGGTCGAGGACGGCACCGACGAGTCCCTGGTCGGGTACGACGAGGCTTACCGGCAGGTGGTCGTCGCCGACGCCGAGACCCGCGGGCTCGAAGTCGGGGACGTGGTCGACGTCGAGGTAACGAGCCACAACACCGTCTACGCCTTCGGCGAACCGCTCGAACGGGCGCGGCTGGCGGACTGA
- a CDS encoding HIT family protein, whose amino-acid sequence MDQVFAPWRIEWVERDDKNPDVDCVFCAFRDDDADRAHNVVARSDHAFVLLNNYPYNPGHAMVIPHEHTGAYGDLDGETLLDHAHLKQRTFAALESALDPNGFNAGLNLGGPAAGGSIGDHLHTHVVPRWQGDTNFMPVVADTKVIVEAVEDTYDRLHEAFAGQDGATAPGPDAAVRVESPPKGL is encoded by the coding sequence ATGGACCAGGTGTTCGCGCCGTGGCGCATCGAGTGGGTCGAACGCGACGACAAGAACCCCGACGTCGACTGCGTGTTCTGTGCGTTCCGCGACGACGACGCCGACCGGGCACACAACGTCGTCGCGCGGAGCGACCACGCGTTCGTCCTGCTGAACAACTACCCGTACAACCCGGGCCACGCGATGGTCATCCCCCACGAGCACACGGGCGCGTACGGCGACCTGGACGGCGAGACGCTGCTCGACCACGCGCACCTAAAGCAGCGAACGTTCGCGGCGCTCGAGAGCGCGCTCGACCCGAACGGGTTCAACGCCGGGCTGAATCTCGGCGGCCCGGCGGCCGGCGGTTCCATCGGCGACCACCTCCACACCCACGTCGTCCCGCGCTGGCAGGGCGACACCAACTTCATGCCCGTCGTCGCCGACACGAAGGTCATCGTCGAGGCCGTGGAGGACACGTACGACCGGCTCCACGAGGCGTTCGCCGGGCAGGACGGGGCCACAGCCCCCGGTCCCGACGCGGCGGTCCGCGTCGAGTCACCCCCAAAGGGTCTTTGA
- a CDS encoding HalOD1 output domain-containing protein: MPTHLSYRQAVGQSGGAGDATEDLVEAIVVAVAEATSRPVSELRTPLLDVVDPDALVQLLTATGKYSVELHRTGVCVEVTDESVSAADELGDEA, from the coding sequence ATGCCAACGCACCTCAGCTATCGACAGGCGGTGGGACAGTCCGGCGGAGCCGGAGACGCAACTGAAGACCTCGTCGAGGCGATCGTCGTCGCGGTCGCCGAGGCGACCAGCAGGCCGGTCTCGGAACTCCGGACCCCGCTGCTCGACGTGGTCGACCCGGACGCGCTCGTACAGTTGCTCACCGCCACCGGGAAGTACTCGGTCGAACTGCACCGGACGGGCGTGTGTGTCGAAGTGACCGACGAGTCCGTGTCCGCGGCCGACGAACTGGGCGACGAGGCGTGA
- a CDS encoding nucleoside phosphorylase has protein sequence MAKQPHLLVEPGDLNDIALVPGDPGRVDRIAGHCEDSETVAQNREYKLVNATYEGRDLTICSTGIGSPSAAIAVEELAAVGVETFIRVGTTGALQSGIEIGDMVVATGAAKDEGTTKRYESATVPAVPDYAVLSALVDAAEANDEAVHVGPVATDDAFYAETEAHVADWEAAGLLAVEMEAAALFSLARRKGLRAGAICTVDGNLVEGTQKGETEAEELPEKARNNVERAIELGLTAAASL, from the coding sequence ATGGCGAAACAGCCCCATCTGCTCGTCGAACCGGGCGACCTGAACGACATCGCGCTCGTCCCGGGCGACCCCGGCCGTGTCGACCGTATCGCCGGCCACTGCGAGGACAGCGAGACGGTCGCCCAGAACCGCGAGTACAAGCTCGTCAACGCCACCTACGAGGGGCGAGACCTGACCATCTGTTCGACCGGCATCGGCTCGCCGTCGGCCGCAATCGCCGTCGAGGAGCTGGCGGCCGTCGGCGTCGAGACGTTCATCCGCGTGGGGACCACCGGCGCGCTCCAGTCCGGCATCGAAATCGGCGACATGGTCGTCGCCACCGGGGCCGCGAAGGACGAGGGGACCACGAAACGCTACGAGTCAGCGACGGTCCCGGCCGTACCTGACTACGCGGTGCTCTCGGCGCTGGTCGACGCCGCCGAGGCGAACGACGAGGCCGTCCACGTCGGCCCCGTCGCGACGGACGACGCGTTCTACGCCGAGACCGAGGCACACGTCGCCGACTGGGAGGCCGCCGGACTGCTCGCAGTGGAGATGGAGGCTGCCGCGCTGTTCTCGCTGGCCCGCCGGAAGGGGCTGCGCGCCGGCGCGATCTGCACCGTCGACGGCAACCTCGTCGAGGGGACCCAGAAGGGCGAGACAGAGGCCGAGGAGCTGCCCGAGAAGGCGCGGAACAACGTCGAGCGGGCCATCGAACTCGGCCTGACCGCCGCGGCGTCGCTGTAA
- a CDS encoding G8 domain-containing protein produces the protein MVRDDERDTARTENSTADAASASSRFRPSRRTVLSALGAGLAGAAVTNPDIVAGLLRGLPALDDEHDSPLALVPKKQMTHTAAESGAWSDPAVWDGDSPPDEGAWVHVPADVTVTLASETARLKALRVDGTLAVDPATDTHLTVETVVTTPGSTLTIGTADDPVRPDATATVTFADFGSIDEDWDPERVSRGLVAMGDLSIHGTEKTAWTELASHPTAGDRTLELPTPPMNWAPGDELVVPGVSFFADEDERVTVTSVDGATVTLDRPLQFDHVPPRESFDAYVLSVSRNVRLASENTAVPRRGHVMVHGTESAVRYAAFEGLGRTDKSYPFTNGNHGTPPKDVPPNPKARYALHYHKTGIGESPHVVEGAVVDGSPGWGVVNHHSHAEVRDSITLDVFGSGFVAEAGNERGVFERNFALRSEGSGETMKSREFQDNGEPGHVDDFGHGGHGFWLQGSQVALRENVAAGHRHHGFAFWNRSLVDRPLEADESIGDRADDIENYPVEFVEGADRLKASDEVVDGLAPASHLPLVAFEDNTAFASGGGLALTRHQFRWEHERYADYGTVDGFTAYELGPLKDDDGDLVGPAWDDDHGGNQGILFRYSRNVRIRDAHLVGRGPGSGINRNEPYTRKVVVEDSTIEGWEVGVRASEELTILRRNRFDNQVDLNVGKEGVPELLVHDNEFGPKRTANVRFENVERDHVRLQDFLWHDWDDGILLDGRPAYYGQQAPEHVPIPNSQALQKLANPGDSEWNEVANRLGADPTVLVGKTNRELESEFGVAAYGESFPDDARRAHLVNGGRVAPDSPGRPQSVWLDAAAGSLGDLFRVGSDPSAGNERYISVRGAESRSDPPTGSGVASYTVDVEPGSYAVFGRVWAMDGNSFWLRVDGGDWFEWNGLRSYRGWEWHAVERAAKDDHRPRRFDLTAGEHTLDVGYRENRVRLDSLLVAADGTTPLGPGLAPAPEN, from the coding sequence ATGGTACGAGACGACGAGCGAGACACGGCGAGGACGGAGAATTCGACCGCGGACGCTGCTTCCGCGAGTTCGCGGTTCCGGCCGAGCCGGCGGACAGTGCTGTCTGCCCTGGGAGCGGGCCTCGCCGGGGCAGCCGTCACCAACCCCGACATCGTCGCGGGGCTGCTCCGCGGGCTGCCAGCGCTCGACGACGAGCACGACTCGCCGCTCGCCCTCGTTCCCAAGAAGCAGATGACGCACACGGCCGCCGAGAGCGGGGCGTGGAGCGACCCGGCTGTCTGGGACGGTGACTCGCCACCCGACGAGGGGGCCTGGGTCCACGTCCCCGCCGACGTGACGGTGACGCTCGCGAGCGAGACGGCCCGACTGAAGGCCCTTAGGGTCGACGGCACACTCGCGGTCGACCCGGCGACGGACACCCACCTCACGGTCGAGACGGTCGTCACCACGCCGGGGAGCACGCTCACCATCGGGACGGCCGACGACCCCGTTCGGCCCGACGCGACGGCGACGGTCACGTTCGCCGACTTCGGCTCCATCGACGAGGACTGGGACCCAGAGCGGGTGAGCCGTGGCCTCGTCGCGATGGGTGACCTCTCGATACACGGGACCGAGAAGACCGCATGGACCGAACTCGCCTCGCATCCGACGGCCGGGGACCGAACGCTCGAACTCCCCACTCCACCGATGAACTGGGCGCCCGGCGACGAACTCGTCGTCCCCGGTGTCTCCTTCTTCGCCGACGAGGACGAGCGTGTGACCGTCACGAGCGTCGACGGGGCGACGGTCACCCTCGACCGCCCGCTGCAGTTCGACCACGTTCCCCCCAGAGAGTCGTTCGACGCCTACGTCCTCTCGGTGTCCCGGAACGTCCGACTCGCCTCCGAGAACACAGCCGTCCCGCGCCGGGGCCACGTGATGGTCCACGGCACCGAGAGTGCGGTTCGGTACGCTGCCTTCGAGGGACTGGGGCGGACCGACAAGTCCTACCCCTTCACCAACGGAAACCACGGGACGCCACCCAAAGACGTCCCGCCGAACCCGAAGGCCCGCTACGCCCTGCACTACCACAAAACGGGCATCGGCGAATCGCCTCACGTCGTCGAGGGTGCGGTGGTCGACGGCAGTCCCGGGTGGGGCGTCGTCAACCACCACAGCCACGCCGAGGTCCGCGACTCCATCACCCTCGACGTCTTCGGTTCGGGGTTCGTCGCCGAGGCGGGCAACGAGCGCGGGGTCTTCGAGCGGAACTTCGCTCTGCGCTCGGAGGGCAGCGGCGAGACAATGAAGAGTCGTGAGTTCCAGGACAACGGCGAACCGGGTCACGTCGACGACTTCGGCCACGGCGGCCACGGCTTCTGGCTCCAGGGCTCGCAGGTCGCGCTCAGGGAGAACGTCGCTGCCGGCCACCGCCACCACGGCTTCGCCTTCTGGAACCGCTCGCTGGTCGACCGCCCCCTCGAAGCCGACGAGTCCATCGGCGACCGGGCCGACGACATCGAGAACTACCCGGTCGAGTTCGTCGAGGGGGCGGACCGCCTGAAGGCGTCCGACGAGGTCGTCGACGGGCTGGCGCCCGCGAGCCACCTGCCGCTGGTCGCCTTCGAGGACAACACGGCCTTCGCCTCCGGCGGCGGCCTCGCGCTCACCCGCCACCAGTTCCGGTGGGAACACGAGCGGTACGCCGACTACGGGACCGTCGACGGCTTCACCGCCTACGAGCTCGGCCCGCTCAAGGACGACGACGGGGACCTCGTCGGACCGGCGTGGGACGACGACCACGGCGGCAACCAGGGCATCCTCTTCCGGTACAGTCGCAACGTTCGGATCCGAGACGCCCACCTCGTCGGGCGCGGCCCCGGCAGCGGTATCAACCGGAACGAACCGTACACCCGCAAGGTCGTCGTCGAGGACTCCACCATCGAGGGCTGGGAGGTCGGCGTCCGCGCGTCCGAGGAACTGACGATACTCCGGCGGAATCGCTTCGACAACCAGGTCGACCTCAACGTCGGGAAGGAGGGTGTCCCCGAACTGCTGGTCCACGACAACGAGTTCGGCCCCAAGCGGACCGCGAACGTGCGCTTCGAGAACGTCGAGCGGGACCACGTTCGCCTCCAGGACTTCCTCTGGCACGACTGGGACGACGGCATCCTGCTGGACGGTCGCCCGGCGTACTACGGCCAGCAGGCGCCCGAACACGTCCCGATACCGAACTCGCAGGCCCTCCAGAAGCTGGCGAACCCCGGCGACAGCGAGTGGAACGAGGTCGCGAACCGGCTCGGCGCCGACCCCACCGTGCTGGTGGGCAAGACGAACCGTGAGCTCGAATCGGAGTTCGGCGTCGCGGCCTACGGCGAGTCGTTCCCGGACGACGCGCGCCGGGCCCACCTCGTCAACGGCGGCCGCGTCGCGCCGGATTCCCCGGGTCGACCGCAATCCGTCTGGCTCGACGCCGCAGCGGGGTCGCTCGGCGACCTCTTTCGGGTAGGTTCTGACCCCAGCGCCGGCAACGAGCGGTACATCTCGGTTCGCGGGGCCGAGAGCCGGAGCGACCCGCCGACCGGGAGCGGCGTCGCGTCGTACACCGTCGACGTGGAACCGGGCTCCTACGCGGTCTTCGGCCGCGTCTGGGCGATGGACGGCAACTCCTTCTGGCTCCGCGTCGACGGCGGCGACTGGTTCGAGTGGAACGGCCTGCGCTCGTATCGCGGCTGGGAGTGGCACGCCGTCGAGCGCGCGGCGAAGGACGACCACCGGCCGCGACGGTTCGACCTTACGGCCGGGGAGCATACGCTCGACGTGGGCTACCGCGAGAACCGTGTCCGCCTCGACTCGCTACTGGTTGCGGCCGATGGGACGACGCCGCTGGGGCCGGGCCTGGCACCGGCGCCCGAGAACTGA
- a CDS encoding DUF63 family protein: MILPTGFGLPPLLYLLVLVGGVVLFGSLLWALEPPIDQGTVVALMPWMAIGGALHAFNQEPISAYDAVFQPLFGTPAVYLTTFITVGATWVVLSFVGVQRGSAENISRNLGLVGTGVLTVLFVVAVVMAVRSNLLSVIWPTVSVVVAAGVALVTVAVIAFWRTPVFVRTRYAAPVVVFSHALDGVSTAVGTDVLGIGERSPLPREIMEFAGSLPTAPVLGTGWLFILVKLVVAVGVVVLMHQYLEDEPAEASLLVSFVAAVGLGPATNNVVLFLFLPQ; this comes from the coding sequence ATGATACTGCCGACGGGATTCGGACTGCCGCCATTACTGTATCTCCTCGTGCTTGTCGGCGGGGTGGTCCTGTTCGGGTCGCTCCTGTGGGCGCTGGAACCGCCCATCGACCAGGGCACCGTCGTCGCACTCATGCCGTGGATGGCCATCGGCGGCGCCCTCCACGCGTTCAACCAAGAGCCGATCAGTGCCTACGATGCCGTCTTTCAGCCGCTGTTCGGTACGCCGGCGGTGTACCTGACGACGTTCATCACCGTCGGCGCGACCTGGGTCGTCCTCTCGTTCGTCGGCGTGCAGCGAGGGTCGGCGGAGAACATCTCCCGGAACCTCGGCCTCGTGGGAACCGGCGTCCTGACGGTCCTGTTCGTCGTCGCCGTGGTGATGGCCGTCCGGTCGAACCTCCTGAGCGTCATCTGGCCGACGGTCTCTGTGGTCGTCGCCGCCGGCGTCGCGCTCGTCACCGTCGCCGTCATCGCGTTCTGGCGGACGCCGGTCTTCGTCCGGACCCGTTACGCCGCCCCGGTCGTCGTCTTCTCGCACGCGCTCGACGGGGTGTCGACGGCCGTCGGGACCGACGTCCTGGGCATCGGCGAACGGTCGCCGCTCCCCCGGGAGATAATGGAGTTCGCGGGGTCGCTCCCGACGGCCCCCGTTCTGGGGACGGGCTGGCTGTTCATCCTCGTCAAACTCGTCGTCGCCGTCGGCGTCGTCGTCCTGATGCACCAGTACCTGGAGGACGAACCGGCCGAAGCGAGCCTGCTCGTCTCCTTCGTGGCCGCCGTCGGCCTCGGGCCGGCGACGAACAACGTGGTGCTGTTCCTCTTTCTCCCCCAATAA
- a CDS encoding HPP family protein, giving the protein MLDRLTELLRAGTARARRLERRELHELRRWLAQTDRLVHLSVLVFVPLLIWLVTTLSNTVPSLSFLLFPPLAAGSYTLFVDPHGKYSEPGRFVAGLTIGAACGLAALWVSNTVLNAPTAVFEVNAVAAALSVFLTGAVTWPLDIEEPSAYATALLTLLVQPDQRLPFLGGIFLASAIVAVVFLVWRDQFYERRATFIYESTQGDDRVLVPMRGEHAGKTAMLGARLAAAHEAGKVVLLDVVADAEAAEAERSLLEDQDGTGRADGGRALDPSGGDTPGSLTGADNLTAQVDWLETHAARIETQVGVPCQVAVAVDTGTPAATAIQTAAETNCDLVVAPYESEHGALSTFLRRLFRADIDVVVHRSRGERTRWKEVLVPVRRASDVANHMVDFALRLAGKSGQVAVGTCIGDRDDRRRAEEMLASLVDPFEGDVETRVSRSDITDFLAATGAQYDLVVIGASQDRSAASRFISPPTFERLEAVETDVAIVDSD; this is encoded by the coding sequence ATGCTCGACCGCCTCACCGAGTTGCTCCGTGCCGGGACGGCGCGAGCGCGGCGACTCGAGCGGCGCGAGCTCCACGAGCTGCGCCGGTGGCTGGCCCAGACTGACCGACTGGTCCACCTGTCGGTGCTCGTGTTCGTCCCGCTGCTCATCTGGCTGGTCACCACGCTGTCGAACACGGTGCCGTCGCTCAGTTTCCTCCTCTTTCCCCCGCTCGCGGCGGGCAGCTACACACTCTTTGTCGACCCGCACGGGAAGTACTCCGAGCCGGGTCGGTTCGTCGCCGGCTTGACCATCGGCGCGGCCTGTGGCCTGGCTGCGCTGTGGGTGTCGAACACGGTGCTAAACGCGCCGACGGCCGTCTTCGAGGTGAACGCGGTGGCCGCTGCGCTCTCGGTGTTCCTGACGGGCGCCGTCACGTGGCCGCTCGACATCGAGGAGCCGTCGGCGTACGCGACGGCGCTGCTGACGCTGCTGGTCCAGCCCGACCAGCGGCTCCCCTTCCTCGGGGGAATCTTCCTCGCGAGTGCCATCGTCGCCGTCGTCTTCCTCGTCTGGCGCGACCAGTTCTACGAGCGCCGGGCGACGTTCATCTACGAGTCGACCCAGGGCGACGACCGGGTGCTGGTGCCGATGCGCGGCGAGCACGCCGGGAAGACGGCGATGCTGGGGGCGCGCCTCGCAGCCGCCCACGAGGCGGGGAAGGTCGTTCTGCTCGACGTTGTCGCCGACGCCGAGGCTGCCGAGGCCGAACGGTCGCTACTCGAAGACCAGGACGGGACGGGCAGGGCCGACGGCGGACGTGCGTTGGACCCCAGTGGGGGCGACACGCCGGGCAGCCTCACGGGCGCGGACAACCTCACGGCGCAGGTCGACTGGCTGGAGACCCACGCCGCCCGAATCGAGACGCAGGTCGGCGTCCCCTGTCAGGTCGCCGTCGCCGTCGACACGGGCACGCCGGCCGCGACGGCGATACAGACGGCCGCCGAGACGAATTGTGACCTCGTCGTCGCTCCGTACGAGAGCGAACACGGCGCGCTCTCGACGTTCCTGCGGCGCCTGTTCCGGGCCGACATCGACGTCGTCGTCCACCGCTCGCGTGGCGAGCGGACCCGCTGGAAGGAGGTACTGGTTCCGGTCCGGCGGGCCAGCGACGTCGCCAACCACATGGTGGACTTCGCGTTACGGTTGGCCGGCAAGAGCGGACAGGTCGCCGTCGGGACCTGCATCGGCGACCGGGACGACCGGCGCCGCGCAGAGGAGATGCTGGCGAGTCTCGTCGACCCGTTCGAGGGCGACGTCGAGACGCGGGTCAGTCGGTCCGACATCACCGACTTCCTCGCGGCCACCGGGGCGCAGTACGACCTGGTCGTCATCGGCGCCAGTCAGGACCGCAGCGCCGCCTCCCGGTTCATCTCGCCGCCGACCTTCGAGCGGCTGGAAGCCGTCGAGACGGACGTCGCTATCGTCGACAGCGACTGA
- the deoC gene encoding deoxyribose-phosphate aldolase, with amino-acid sequence MDDVPERVEHTVLGPTTTPDDVRVCLDAAIQHGMRACIPPCYLPLATDYANVPLVTVIDFPHGQGGVSTACRAAQRAWDDGADELDMVCNVGLLKAGEDDAVRDHVSEVVASVPVPVKVIVEAPLLTDEELHRIGSLVAEADAAFLKTATGFSEGGATVHDVEILSQYRPVKASGGVGSWAEAEAMFEAGADRIGASSGDVIVEEWREQHDGAAPAET; translated from the coding sequence ATGGACGACGTTCCAGAGCGCGTAGAGCACACCGTTCTCGGACCGACGACGACCCCCGACGACGTGCGGGTCTGTCTGGACGCGGCGATTCAGCACGGGATGCGCGCGTGCATCCCGCCGTGTTACCTGCCGCTCGCGACCGACTACGCGAACGTCCCGCTCGTGACCGTCATCGACTTCCCGCACGGCCAGGGCGGCGTCAGTACCGCCTGTCGGGCCGCCCAGCGAGCGTGGGACGACGGCGCCGACGAACTCGACATGGTCTGTAACGTCGGCCTGCTGAAAGCCGGCGAGGACGACGCGGTCCGCGACCACGTCTCCGAGGTGGTGGCGTCCGTCCCCGTCCCCGTGAAGGTCATCGTCGAGGCGCCGCTGCTCACCGACGAGGAACTCCACCGCATCGGTTCGCTGGTCGCCGAGGCCGACGCCGCCTTCCTCAAGACCGCGACGGGGTTCAGCGAGGGCGGCGCGACCGTCCACGACGTCGAGATACTGAGTCAGTACCGCCCGGTGAAAGCCAGCGGCGGCGTCGGGTCGTGGGCCGAGGCCGAGGCGATGTTCGAGGCGGGGGCCGACCGCATCGGGGCCTCCAGCGGCGACGTCATCGTCGAGGAGTGGCGCGAACAGCACGACGGCGCCGCCCCGGCGGAGACGTGA